Genomic segment of Candidatus Deferrimicrobiaceae bacterium:
CGCGGGAAAGCGCGCGGCCTCGATGCAGGCGTAGCCGTGCGTCGGCGTCGCCGCTTCCGGGCAGAAGGCACAGCGCCGCCAATAGCAGCCCCGGGAGGCGGTCACCGGCAGGACCGGGACGGGCGACAGGTATTCCCCGAGCCGGGCGAAGCCGAAGTCGGGCGCGAACCGGACGGCGTCGCCGCCCTCCATGACGGGGCCCTCGTCCCAGCCGTCGCCCGCGGTCAGCCGGGCAAGCGTTGCCTCCCCCGCCCCGGTCACGATCGCATCGAAAGCCGGCAGGCGAAGAGAAGATTCACGGAGCGTCCGCCCCCAGGATGAGAACATCCCGCCTCCGCCGACGATCCGGACGCCCGGCAGGGCGCGTTTCAACATCCCCGCCAGTTCGAAGGCAGGCAGCACCTGGTGCCGGAAATTGACCGACAGGCCGATCGTCCGGGGAGACAGTTCGACGACGCGGGGAAGCAGGGAGTCCCGGTAATAGCCGGAGAACAGCGTCGGGACGGCGCCGGCCGAAACCGCTTCGAGCGCCGCGGGAGAAAACGGGGAATAGCCGCCGTGGACGTAATCGCCGAGCGTGACCCGTTCTTCGCCTGTGGCGCCCCGAAGGACCGACAGCGCCCGGTCCAGCCGGCGGACCGCGGTCACGTAACGGGGAAAGGATTCGGCGGCGCCCGGCGACCGAAGGTAGGCAAGCGCCCGGAAACCATTGCGGCGGGGCACCTCCGTGGAGCCATCCTCCGCCAGCAGGTGGAGACAGGCCTCCAGGTTGGCGTCGATGGCGGACGCCTCGATCCCCCGCGCCGCAAGCTCGCCCAGGAGGCACGCCAGCCCGAGCGGAGGTTCGCACGGCTTGACGGCGGGCGGGTAGATGAGCAGCAGGCGGGACATCTTTCCATTGTATGCCGGCGCGGCGGCTTTCCACAGCGTGCGCCGTGCGGTACCTTAAGGGTTTCAGGCAAATACACGCATCGAGGGATTGCAATGACGCATGCAAGTCACCAGGGGCTGACCGCATCCGGGGTCGAGGAAAGTCGCCGCCTTCACGGCCCGAACCTCCTCACCCCGCCGAAACGCGACCCCTGGTGGAAGCTCTACTTCGAAAAATTCGATGA
This window contains:
- a CDS encoding radical SAM protein; protein product: MSRLLLIYPPAVKPCEPPLGLACLLGELAARGIEASAIDANLEACLHLLAEDGSTEVPRRNGFRALAYLRSPGAAESFPRYVTAVRRLDRALSVLRGATGEERVTLGDYVHGGYSPFSPAALEAVSAGAVPTLFSGYYRDSLLPRVVELSPRTIGLSVNFRHQVLPAFELAGMLKRALPGVRIVGGGGMFSSWGRTLRESSLRLPAFDAIVTGAGEATLARLTAGDGWDEGPVMEGGDAVRFAPDFGFARLGEYLSPVPVLPVTASRGCYWRRCAFCPEAATPTHGYACIEAARFPALLLSLSERYGVRHFHLTDNAIPVNVLRAIAGRADDLSRLRWHGFVRFERALADPALAAALARSGCRMLQLGLESGSQRVLDRLKKGTHLEDASAILANLSRAGIATYVYVMLGMPGETEADAEATRAFLEAHAGAIGFLNVALMNLPRDSAFLDAPEEHGIRDARLYSEDEPLGLYRSFASANGWSRAEARRFLSKRMLGTPAIRAIVNRTPPLFTSNHAFLFAPGSGGDYSPGGATGR